The window ACCTTCTTCCCGCCGGTGCTGCGCGGATCGTCGCCGTACACCGGCATCCGCGCTCCGCCGAGCAACGCCTGCAGCGGCGACAGCTCGACCTTTTGCCGTTTCAGGCGGCCGGCCGGCGCGGCGTTGCCGATGATATTGCCCTGCTTGTCGAGCAGATAAACCTCGACGCTGGGGTTCACCGCCATCAGCCGATCGAACAGGGTATGTACCGATTGCGGGTTCAAACCGTCCTGGCCCAGCAGCGGGTTGCTGGCGGCGATGTGCTGCGCCAGATTGCCGGACAGCCGTTGAATGGTCGCCTGGCTGTACTGGGTATTGCTGCGCACCTGCAGCCAGCCCGAGAAGGCGCAGCAGAGCAGCAGCAGCAGGGCGAAGATCAGCGTCAGGCGTTGCGCCAAGGTAAGATTTTTCATGTTTTACTCTTGCGGCGGCGCCGCGAATTTATAGCCCATACCCCACACCGTGAGAATGCGCAGGGGTTCCGCCGGGTTGCTTTCTATCTTGATGCGCAGCCGGTTGATATGGGTATTCACCGTGTGTTCATACCCTTCGTGCTGATAACCCCACACCTGGTTCAGCAGGCTGAGGCGGGAGAACACCTTGCCAGGATGGCGAGCGAAGAAATACAGCAGGTCGAACTCGCGCGGCGTCAGAACGATCGGTTGCCGGTTCAGCTGCACCTCGCGGGCGATGGGATCTATGCTCAAGCCGTCAAAGCTCAGCGTGCCGGCGTCCAGACGCAGGTTGCGGCTCATCGCTTCCTGGCGGCGGAACAGCGCTTTGACCCGCGCCACCAGTTCCAGCATCGAGAAGGGTTTGGCCAGGTAATCGTCGGCGCCCAGCTCCAGCCCCAACACGCGGTGCACCTCGCTGGAGCGCGCGCTGATGATGACGATCGGCGTGTAGCGCGTCATGTTGCGTGCCCGGCGGCAGATCTCCAGCCCGTCGACGCCCGGCAGCATCAGATCGAGGATCAGCGCGTCCCAGCCGCCCTGTTCCAGCATCGCCATGCCCAGATTGCCGTCGGCGGCGTGGCAAATGTCGTAGCCCTCATCGCGCAGGTGCAGCTGCAACAGCTCGGCGATGTCGCCGTCATCCTCAACGATTAAAATTCTCTTTGGTTTTTCCATCTGTTCCCGCCGCTGATTGCCCGATCCTTGCTGAAAGTTTACACAACCGCCGTGCGTGGAGTTATCACATTTTATTTAACTTTGCGTGAGGTCTTGGGGAACAAATTCGGGGAATACTTCGCTCATCGCAACCTTGGCCACCAGGAGACAGGCATGAGCATGACTCTCACACCGGAAAAACCATCGCTTGTGCATCCGCTGTGGTTGCGGTTGACCCACTGGCTGAATGCGCTGGCGATGCTGATTATGGTCACCAGCGGCTGGCGCATCTATAACGCATCGCCACTGTTCAATTTCAGCTTTATCAACGAGCTGACGCTCGGCGGTTGGCTGGGGGGCGCGCTGCAGTGGCACTTTGCCGGCATGTGGCTGTTTGGCGTTAACGGGCTGTGTTACCTGCTGATCAACCTGTGCAGCGGCCGTTTCAAACGCCGCTTCTGGCCGCTGAGCCTCAGCGGGTTTTTCGCCGATCTGACGGCGGCGCTGCGTGGCCGGCTGCGGCACGCCGATCCGCGCCATTACAACATGGTGCAGCGCGCGGCCTATCTGTTGGTGATGGCCGACAGCATACTGCTGGCGCTTTCCGGGCTGGTGCTGTGGAAGTCGGTGCAGTTTCCGCTGCTGCGCGAGCTGCTCGGCGGTTACGAGGCGGCGCGTTATATCCACTTTTTCGCCATGTCGGCGCTGGTGGGCTTTGTAGCGATTCATTTGGTGATGGTAGCGCTGGTGCCCCGCACCTTGCTGGCCATGCTGCGCGGGCGTTAAGGAGATGACAATGAAAACGGATAAGCCCTCTATCACGGTGAGTGAAGGCCAGGCGATCGTCAAAGAGGCGCAGCGGCTGTTGGCATCTTCGTCGCGCCGCCGCTTTCTGCGCAATGGGCTGACGCTGGGCGGCATCGCGATGCTCACCGGCTGTGATCTCGGCGGCAACGCCAACGTCGAGCAGGCGCTAAGCCGCATTTCAGGCTTCAACGATCGGGTGCAGGGTTGGCTGTTCAACGCTGACCATCTGGCGCCGGTGTACCCGGAATCGATGATCACCCGACCCTTTCCGTTCAACGCCTTTTACGGCGAAGAAGATGCGCCGGAGATCAACGGCGACGACTACCGCTTGGAAGTGAGCGGGCTGGTGCTGGATAAACGCCACTGGACCTTGCCGCAGCTGCATCGCATGGCGCAGATAGAACAGGTGACGCGCCATATCTGCGTCGAAGGCTGGAGCGCCATCGGCAAGTGGGGCGGGGTGCCGTTCGCGGCGTTTCTCAAGGCGATAGGTGCGGATCTGAGCGCCCGCTACGTCGGCTTTAAATGCGCCGACGACTACTACACCAGCATCGATATGGCCACCGCGCTGCATCCGCAGACCATTATGGCGCTGACCTACGATGGCCGGATCCTGCCGCGCAAATACGGCTATCCGATGAAGCTGCGCATGCCGACCAAGCTCGGCTACAAGAACCCGAAACACATTCAGGTCATCGAGGTCACCAACCGCTTCCCCGGCGGCTATTGGGAAGACCAAGGCTACAACTGGTTTGGCGGCAGCTGAAGGCGGCCGCGAATCACCCCGGCGCCCCAGGCGTCTTTGATATGAAAGAAGGAAATACCATGAAAAAGTTATTCGCAATGATGATGTGCAGCGCGTTGATGTTGGGCGTAGCCGGCGCCAATGCCGCAGATAGCATGGGCAAGGACGCGATGAAGAAGGACGGCATGAGCCAGATGTCGCACGACGGCATGAAAAAGGACGCCATGAAGAAAGACTGCATGGGCAAGGATTGCATGAAGAAGGATCGCATGGGAAAAGACGCGATGAAAAAGGACGGCATGAAGAAGAATGAAATGACAAAGGATGCGATGGGGCAGTAATAAAAAAGGCGCAGTTGTTTAAACTGCGCCTTTCGGCCGTGCCTGCGCCGGTTACATATCCGGGAAGGTCAGGGTGTTGCCCGGCGCTTCGCGATGGATATGCAGGAAGTTCAGGTGTTTCTCGTACTGGTCGAGAATGTCGCCAATCACCTGCTCTTTGCTGTAGTCCATCAGGTCGTTGCCCTGGGTGCCTTCCATCAGGAAGGTTTCCAGCCGGTAGTAGTGCGATTTGCCGGAACGGGCGCGGTAGGTGAAGCCCGGCACCGAGTAACGCATCGGCCAGATCTGGTAGATAAAGTTCTGCTCCTCGCCCAACCGCACCAGCAGCTCCAGGTGGTTCAGGCGTTCATCCTCAGCCGGCGGCACTTCGCTGAATTCCACTTTAGCGCCGCGCAGCTCCAGCTCGCGCGCCACGTCCTGCATCGCCGGGCGGCACACTTTATCCAGCATCTTCTGCGTATATTGCGTGCCCGGGTAGTTCATCACCCGCGACAGGCGCTGTTTCCAGTTCAGCACGTCGTGGCTGGAAACCGGCATCGGCGCCGAGGTGTTCAGCGCGCTGGCCTTGCGGTAGTCCTCGACCCGCAGCGACTTGTACAGCCCGGCCATCACGAAAAAGATCACGAAGCTGAACGGCAGGCCCATGATCACCGTGGTTTTCTGCAGCGCGGGCACGCCGTCGGTCATCAGCATGCCGATGGTCAGCAGGCCGATCGCCACCGACCAGAAAATCCGCAGCCAGTTCGGTGCATCATTATTGATGTCGGCCAGGCGCGAGGTGAAGTTGCCCAATACCAGCGAGCCGGAGTCTGCCGAGGTGACGTAGAACAGCAGGCCGGTGATGGTGGCCACCGAGGCGCTGAAGGTGAAGCCCGGGTACTGCGCCAGCAGGCTGTAGAAGCCGCGTTCCGGGAACTGCATCACTTCCTGGGCGAATTCGGCGTTGCCGTGAATGATCTGGTACAGCGCGCTGTTGCCGAAGATAGACAGCCACAGCAGGGTGAACACGAACGGAATGATCAGCGTGCCGACCACGAACTGGCGTATGGTGCGCCCGCGCGAGATGCGCGCCAGGAACAGGCCGACAAACGGCGACCACGCCACCCACCAGGCCCAGAAGAACAGGGTCCAGTTGTTCATCCACTCCACCGGACGATCGAAGGCGAAGCTGTTGAGCGTCATGCCCATAAAGCGGTTGACGTAATCGCCGACGTTGAGCACCAGGGCGTTCAGCAGGAACTCGGTGTCGCCGAAGAACAGCACGAACAGGATCAGCCCCAGCGCCAGCAGCACGTTCAGCTCGGACAGGATGCGGATGCCTTTATTGACACCGGAGGTGACCGAGATGGTGGCCATGATCACCGACAGCAGGATCAGCGAGCCTTGCACCGTCAGATTTTCCGGCACCTGGAACAGCACCTTCAGGCCGTAATTCAGCTGCACCACGCCGATGCCCAGGGTGGTGGCGATGCCGAAGATGGTGCCAAGCACCGCGGCGATGTCCACGCTGTGGCCGATCGGCCCGTTGATGCGCTTGCCGAAGATCGGGTACAGCGCCGAGCGGATGGTCAGCGGCAGATTATAGCGGTAGCTGAAATAGCCGAGGGCGATGCCCATCAGCGCGTACATCGACCAGCCGGTCAGGCCGTAGTGGAACAGCGTCCACACCATCGC is drawn from Serratia entomophila and contains these coding sequences:
- a CDS encoding cytochrome b/b6 domain-containing protein, with the protein product MSMTLTPEKPSLVHPLWLRLTHWLNALAMLIMVTSGWRIYNASPLFNFSFINELTLGGWLGGALQWHFAGMWLFGVNGLCYLLINLCSGRFKRRFWPLSLSGFFADLTAALRGRLRHADPRHYNMVQRAAYLLVMADSILLALSGLVLWKSVQFPLLRELLGGYEAARYIHFFAMSALVGFVAIHLVMVALVPRTLLAMLRGR
- a CDS encoding pentapeptide MXKDX repeat protein encodes the protein MKKLFAMMMCSALMLGVAGANAADSMGKDAMKKDGMSQMSHDGMKKDAMKKDCMGKDCMKKDRMGKDAMKKDGMKKNEMTKDAMGQ
- a CDS encoding response regulator transcription factor; the encoded protein is MEKPKRILIVEDDGDIAELLQLHLRDEGYDICHAADGNLGMAMLEQGGWDALILDLMLPGVDGLEICRRARNMTRYTPIVIISARSSEVHRVLGLELGADDYLAKPFSMLELVARVKALFRRQEAMSRNLRLDAGTLSFDGLSIDPIAREVQLNRQPIVLTPREFDLLYFFARHPGKVFSRLSLLNQVWGYQHEGYEHTVNTHINRLRIKIESNPAEPLRILTVWGMGYKFAAPPQE
- a CDS encoding molybdopterin-dependent oxidoreductase, giving the protein MKTDKPSITVSEGQAIVKEAQRLLASSSRRRFLRNGLTLGGIAMLTGCDLGGNANVEQALSRISGFNDRVQGWLFNADHLAPVYPESMITRPFPFNAFYGEEDAPEINGDDYRLEVSGLVLDKRHWTLPQLHRMAQIEQVTRHICVEGWSAIGKWGGVPFAAFLKAIGADLSARYVGFKCADDYYTSIDMATALHPQTIMALTYDGRILPRKYGYPMKLRMPTKLGYKNPKHIQVIEVTNRFPGGYWEDQGYNWFGGS
- a CDS encoding choline transporter, giving the protein MTTRETSSKPQQDRLNPVVFFTSAGLILAFSLMTIFFTDFSGRWITRTLNWVSTTFGWYYLLAATLYIVFVVFIAASRFGAIKLGPEQSKPEFSLMSWAAMLFAAGIGIDLMFFSVAEPVTQYMMPPEGDAQTLEAARQAMVWTLFHYGLTGWSMYALMGIALGYFSYRYNLPLTIRSALYPIFGKRINGPIGHSVDIAAVLGTIFGIATTLGIGVVQLNYGLKVLFQVPENLTVQGSLILLSVIMATISVTSGVNKGIRILSELNVLLALGLILFVLFFGDTEFLLNALVLNVGDYVNRFMGMTLNSFAFDRPVEWMNNWTLFFWAWWVAWSPFVGLFLARISRGRTIRQFVVGTLIIPFVFTLLWLSIFGNSALYQIIHGNAEFAQEVMQFPERGFYSLLAQYPGFTFSASVATITGLLFYVTSADSGSLVLGNFTSRLADINNDAPNWLRIFWSVAIGLLTIGMLMTDGVPALQKTTVIMGLPFSFVIFFVMAGLYKSLRVEDYRKASALNTSAPMPVSSHDVLNWKQRLSRVMNYPGTQYTQKMLDKVCRPAMQDVARELELRGAKVEFSEVPPAEDERLNHLELLVRLGEEQNFIYQIWPMRYSVPGFTYRARSGKSHYYRLETFLMEGTQGNDLMDYSKEQVIGDILDQYEKHLNFLHIHREAPGNTLTFPDM